In Ignavibacteriales bacterium, the following are encoded in one genomic region:
- a CDS encoding sugar transferase — MSKRTEKLFLVFSDIIFINLAWIVYFFIRVESGWISYANPPAFWAPMLVVFFYWVIVFSFAGLYQHWFVRSRFDEFASVFKAVSAGSILLFFAIFIDDMMRDAPIISRFIILLYWILMVLCVGFGRVIIRGVQRSLLEKGIGLRNSFIIGNGEKGNELLGFINRFPQLGYKFAGFIKPNGETSGGEALGKIEDLPSLIKGFGISEILIALEPDEKSKVLDVIKYCSGTEVNLKIMPDTYEIVSGLAKTNQIYGVPLIEVMPEIMTPAANLTKRIIDIFLSVMIILLTLPLIIISIVLIKLTSKGPIFYSQERVGKNGKHFTIYKFRTMIENAEEYGPEWSGPDDPRITKFGKFMRKTHIDEIPQLFNVLKNEMSIVGPRPERPYFVEELKSQIPYYYKRLSIKPGITGWAQIKYKYDSSLDDVKSKLQFDFYYIENMSLTLDFKIILNTIVVVILFKGR, encoded by the coding sequence TTGTCAAAAAGAACCGAAAAACTATTTCTTGTATTTTCAGATATTATTTTTATAAATCTGGCATGGATCGTTTATTTTTTTATTAGAGTCGAGTCCGGATGGATCAGCTATGCTAATCCGCCGGCTTTCTGGGCTCCGATGCTTGTAGTGTTCTTTTATTGGGTTATAGTTTTTTCGTTTGCGGGACTTTATCAGCATTGGTTTGTTAGATCCAGGTTCGATGAGTTCGCTTCGGTTTTCAAAGCCGTTTCGGCAGGAAGTATATTATTGTTCTTTGCAATTTTTATCGATGACATGATGCGGGATGCTCCGATCATTTCACGGTTCATCATTTTGTTGTACTGGATATTAATGGTGCTGTGCGTTGGGTTTGGGCGCGTAATTATTCGCGGTGTACAGAGGAGCTTGCTCGAGAAAGGCATCGGGTTAAGAAATTCATTCATAATCGGTAACGGCGAAAAAGGGAACGAGCTTCTTGGCTTCATTAATAGATTCCCTCAGCTCGGTTATAAGTTTGCCGGGTTCATTAAGCCCAATGGAGAAACTTCCGGGGGTGAAGCGCTTGGAAAGATTGAGGACCTTCCTTCGTTGATAAAAGGTTTTGGTATCTCGGAGATCCTGATTGCGCTTGAGCCGGATGAAAAAAGCAAAGTGCTCGATGTGATTAAATATTGTTCCGGTACGGAGGTGAATCTGAAAATAATGCCTGATACCTATGAGATAGTGAGCGGGCTTGCCAAGACTAACCAGATCTATGGCGTGCCGTTGATCGAGGTAATGCCTGAGATCATGACACCCGCTGCTAATCTGACGAAGAGGATCATCGATATTTTTCTCTCTGTTATGATTATTCTGTTGACGCTTCCGCTGATCATTATTTCGATAGTATTAATTAAGCTTACTTCGAAAGGTCCGATATTTTATTCGCAGGAGAGGGTAGGAAAAAATGGTAAGCACTTTACGATATATAAGTTCCGTACCATGATCGAAAATGCAGAGGAGTACGGTCCGGAGTGGTCAGGTCCTGATGACCCGCGCATTACAAAGTTTGGGAAGTTCATGAGAAAAACGCACATAGACGAGATTCCTCAACTGTTTAATGTGCTTAAAAACGAAATGAGTATCGTTGGTCCAAGACCGGAAAGACCTTACTTTGTCGAGGAGCTAAAAAGCCAGATACCGTATTATTATAAGAGGTTGTCTATTAAGCCCGGCATTACGGGATGGGCGCAGATAAAATATAAATACGATTCGTCTTTAGACGACGTAAAAAGTAAATTGCAGTTTGATTTTTATTATATAGAAAATATGAGTCTTACACTGGATTTTAAAATTATTTTAAACACGATCGTTGTTGTTATACTTTTCAAAGGCAGGTAA
- the murA gene encoding UDP-N-acetylglucosamine 1-carboxyvinyltransferase: MKGGSPLNGKVKVTGAKNSALKLIPASLLSSGRSVFHNVPNKISDLVIIKDICDLLGSEMETDGESFSISTPEIRSSHIPFELGNATRAAILMAGPLLVRTGSARIPIPGGCRIGARPLNFHIEAFKKLGADVKEEGDYYVMQADGLKGANINLNYPSVGATENVIIASTLAKGRTILTNAAVEPEIIDLIKFLQKMGAIIEISTDRKITIEGVERLDGAEHSVIPDRIVAGSFASAALASKGDVFIEGARQDDLITYLNAVRRIGGKYQVMDGGIRFYYDGELKPIAIETDVHPGFMTDWQQPFVILMTQANGISIVHETVYEERFGYIEELKKMGAEVELYDRCLGSLPCRFLNTHYHHSAVIKGPTQLHGAEINIPDLRAGFSYLIAGVIAKGESLVNGSIYIDRGYEEIHKKLRELGADIQRI; the protein is encoded by the coding sequence ATAAAAGGGGGAAGTCCTCTTAATGGAAAAGTAAAAGTGACCGGAGCGAAAAACTCCGCGCTCAAACTTATTCCCGCTTCACTTCTTTCATCTGGCAGGTCGGTATTTCACAATGTTCCCAATAAGATCAGTGACCTTGTAATAATCAAAGATATTTGTGATTTGCTCGGTTCCGAAATGGAAACCGACGGTGAATCGTTTTCGATAAGCACTCCGGAGATAAGATCATCTCACATACCTTTCGAGCTTGGAAACGCAACCCGCGCGGCTATTTTGATGGCGGGTCCGCTACTAGTAAGAACAGGAAGCGCGAGGATACCGATACCGGGCGGATGCCGTATCGGCGCGCGACCTCTTAATTTTCACATCGAAGCGTTCAAAAAACTTGGAGCGGATGTAAAAGAAGAAGGCGATTACTATGTGATGCAAGCTGATGGTCTCAAAGGCGCTAACATTAATCTAAACTATCCCAGCGTAGGCGCGACGGAGAACGTTATTATCGCAAGCACGCTTGCTAAAGGAAGAACCATATTAACGAACGCCGCGGTAGAGCCGGAGATAATCGATCTGATAAAATTTCTGCAAAAGATGGGAGCTATCATCGAAATAAGTACCGACAGAAAAATAACTATCGAAGGTGTTGAGAGATTGGATGGAGCGGAGCACAGTGTAATTCCGGACAGAATAGTAGCGGGTTCGTTTGCTTCAGCCGCGCTCGCATCAAAGGGTGATGTCTTTATCGAAGGCGCAAGGCAGGATGATCTCATTACTTATTTGAATGCGGTTAGAAGGATAGGCGGTAAATATCAAGTAATGGACGGCGGTATAAGATTTTATTATGACGGGGAATTAAAACCCATCGCGATCGAAACCGACGTGCATCCGGGATTTATGACCGATTGGCAGCAGCCGTTCGTAATACTTATGACGCAGGCTAACGGAATATCGATTGTGCACGAGACAGTTTATGAAGAAAGGTTCGGATACATCGAGGAGCTGAAAAAAATGGGAGCAGAGGTAGAGCTTTATGACAGGTGCCTGGGAAGTTTGCCATGCAGATTTTTAAATACGCATTACCATCATAGCGCAGTCATCAAAGGACCAACACAATTGCACGGGGCGGAAATAAATATCCCCGACTTGCGCGCGGGATTTTCCTACCTCATCGCAGGTGTGATCGCGAAAGGGGAGTCACTTGTGAACGGTTCTATATACATCGATAGAGGATACGAGGAGATCCACAAAAAACTCCGGGAATTAGGCGCAGATATTCAACGCATATAG
- a CDS encoding acetyl-CoA carboxylase carboxyltransferase subunit alpha — translation MANNNLDFEKPIIELEEKISDMRKVSDRLDISNEINELERKVKELRKNVFDNLTPWQIVQLARHPERPYTLDYIYLMTENFVELHGDRYYGDDNSLVGGFASIGDHSVMIMGQQKGRDTKSNIFRNFGMSNPEGYRKALRLMKLAEKFDKPVITLIDTPGAYPGIEAEERGQAEAIAKNLLEMSRLKVPIIAVIIGEGASGGALGIAVGDRILMLQYCWYSVISPESCSSILWRSWDFKEQAAEALKLTAGDLIKNGVIDRIITEPEGGAHRDHEKAAQILKDVLIEELNEVGKIKKDKLLDNRIKKYGSMGFYKD, via the coding sequence ATGGCAAACAATAATTTGGACTTCGAAAAGCCTATCATAGAGCTTGAAGAAAAAATATCCGACATGCGAAAGGTGTCCGACCGGCTGGACATCTCTAATGAAATAAACGAGCTGGAAAGAAAAGTAAAAGAGCTTCGCAAAAATGTTTTCGATAACCTTACGCCGTGGCAGATAGTACAGCTTGCCCGGCATCCGGAACGTCCTTATACTCTCGATTATATTTATTTGATGACGGAAAATTTTGTCGAACTTCACGGTGACAGGTATTACGGTGATGACAACTCTCTTGTCGGGGGATTTGCAAGTATCGGCGATCATTCGGTAATGATAATGGGACAGCAAAAGGGAAGGGATACCAAATCCAACATCTTTAGAAATTTCGGCATGTCCAATCCGGAAGGTTATAGAAAAGCACTGAGGCTGATGAAGCTCGCTGAAAAATTTGACAAGCCCGTAATAACATTGATAGATACCCCCGGCGCTTACCCCGGGATCGAAGCGGAAGAGCGCGGTCAGGCTGAAGCCATCGCAAAGAATCTTCTCGAAATGTCGCGTCTCAAGGTTCCTATCATTGCGGTTATAATCGGTGAGGGAGCATCGGGCGGAGCGCTGGGTATTGCAGTTGGTGACAGAATATTGATGCTTCAATATTGCTGGTACTCGGTTATCTCGCCGGAGTCTTGTTCATCGATCCTCTGGAGAAGTTGGGATTTTAAAGAACAGGCGGCAGAAGCGCTTAAACTTACCGCGGGCGACCTTATCAAAAACGGAGTAATAGATAGGATAATTACCGAACCGGAAGGCGGGGCGCACAGGGATCATGAAAAGGCGGCGCAGATATTAAAAGATGTTCTGATAGAAGAACTTAATGAAGTTGGTAAGATCAAAAAAGATAAATTGCTCGACAACCGTATAAAAAAATACGGCAGTATGGGATTTTATAAAGACTAA
- a CDS encoding glycosyltransferase, with product MTDVSIVIVNYNVKDLVDNCISSIYKANTENHSLEVFLVDNNSIDGSAQFIREKYSGVEVIENEENVGFSKANNVALRKASGKYILILNPDTILEEGTYSRMIRFCEENPDAGAVTSKLILANGQLDSACKRSFPTPSVAIPRMLGLSKLFPNSRLFGRYNLTYLDENKTHVVDAICGAFMFIPKTALGKAGLFDEDYFMYGEDLDLCFRITKSGYRIYYYPDVTTIHLKGSSTQKTNISYVNNFYGAMDIFVRKNFTGVPKLLSWIIRLGIFFRSFVSYVKRTLKNILYPLTDLVFLFISLVLSVRIRFDIFPNEDYLFIISVYILVWLTLLMLFGNYSRKRLSLLKTFNAVLTGFFVNSSITYFFNEYAFSRGVILISTVISIIMLIGWRSVVLMYNFFKSKNILLNKVNLLVVGNRELTQDTEEKLVAKYNVIYFNDISEKRTVADLREAIIINNIHEVVFSEDTFSNQEILNTISSFKDRNIQFKIVPSGKELILSKLTSNIDDISLIEIEYNINNKLNIFLKRVFDIVLSFIMLFTVYPFIFVYSNIFKGKLGRHISKLKDLPKVFIGKMSFVGIPEWFKIDGKEYLGKRGLTGLIQINFYDGMSDDEMANYNVFYAKNQSLMLDVEILLKTFFSFLKK from the coding sequence ATGACAGATGTTTCGATCGTAATAGTTAATTATAATGTTAAAGACCTTGTAGATAATTGTATCTCCTCCATATACAAAGCCAATACCGAAAACCACTCTCTCGAAGTTTTTCTTGTCGATAATAATTCAATAGACGGAAGCGCGCAATTCATACGTGAAAAATATTCCGGTGTAGAGGTTATAGAAAATGAAGAGAACGTTGGGTTTTCTAAGGCGAACAACGTAGCCCTGCGAAAAGCATCAGGCAAATACATTCTAATACTCAATCCCGATACTATTCTGGAAGAGGGTACTTATTCCCGTATGATAAGGTTTTGCGAAGAGAATCCCGATGCCGGTGCAGTAACTTCCAAGCTGATTCTTGCGAACGGTCAGCTTGATTCTGCCTGCAAACGAAGTTTTCCGACGCCATCGGTTGCAATCCCGCGTATGCTGGGACTCTCAAAGCTTTTTCCCAACAGCAGACTTTTCGGACGCTACAATCTTACTTATCTGGATGAAAATAAAACACATGTCGTGGACGCGATATGCGGAGCATTTATGTTTATCCCGAAAACTGCTCTTGGTAAAGCGGGTCTGTTCGATGAAGATTATTTTATGTATGGCGAAGATCTCGACCTTTGTTTCAGGATAACTAAATCCGGATATAGGATATATTACTATCCTGATGTTACAACTATTCACCTCAAAGGATCAAGTACGCAAAAGACGAACATTTCCTATGTGAATAATTTTTACGGAGCGATGGATATTTTTGTAAGGAAGAATTTCACGGGTGTTCCGAAACTTCTTTCATGGATAATTAGACTTGGTATATTCTTTCGCTCATTTGTTTCATACGTCAAGCGGACATTAAAGAATATTCTCTATCCTCTGACGGATTTGGTTTTCTTATTTATCAGCCTTGTGCTTTCTGTTAGAATAAGATTCGATATTTTTCCCAACGAAGACTACCTGTTTATCATTTCGGTTTACATACTGGTATGGTTGACCCTCTTAATGTTATTCGGAAACTATTCGAGAAAGAGGCTTTCACTTCTTAAGACTTTTAATGCAGTCCTCACCGGATTCTTTGTCAATTCCTCCATTACATACTTCTTCAACGAGTACGCGTTTTCCAGAGGTGTAATTTTAATATCGACTGTTATTTCCATTATCATGCTTATTGGATGGAGATCGGTCGTGTTGATGTACAATTTTTTCAAATCCAAAAACATTCTCCTCAATAAAGTTAATCTTCTTGTTGTCGGCAATAGAGAACTAACTCAGGACACAGAAGAAAAGCTTGTTGCAAAGTATAACGTAATTTATTTCAATGATATTTCCGAAAAAAGGACTGTAGCCGATCTGAGAGAAGCCATAATCATTAATAATATTCACGAAGTTGTATTTTCGGAAGACACATTCTCGAACCAGGAAATATTGAATACCATCAGTTCATTCAAGGATAGAAATATACAGTTCAAGATAGTTCCATCAGGAAAAGAGTTGATTTTGTCCAAGTTAACCTCGAATATAGATGATATTTCGCTAATTGAGATTGAATATAATATTAATAATAAATTAAATATATTTTTAAAGAGAGTTTTTGACATTGTCCTTTCGTTTATAATGCTTTTCACCGTTTACCCTTTCATCTTCGTTTATTCGAATATTTTTAAAGGTAAGCTCGGACGGCATATCTCGAAGCTTAAAGATCTGCCGAAAGTATTTATTGGTAAGATGAGTTTTGTAGGTATCCCGGAATGGTTTAAGATCGACGGTAAGGAATACCTCGGAAAAAGGGGATTGACCGGTCTTATACAGATAAACTTTTACGACGGTATGTCGGATGACGAAATGGCAAATTATAATGTGTTTTATGCAAAAAATCAGAGTCTCATGCTCGATGTAGAGATACTACTTAAAACATTCTTTTCATTCTTAAAAAAATAA
- a CDS encoding polyprenol monophosphomannose synthase has product MRRVLVIIPTYNESENITRIIPEVLKHTNENNEFNVLVVDDNSPDGTARIVKEMNNKNVFVIEREGKMGLGTAYVRGFKYAIENKFDLVFEMDADFSHDPKYLPEFLEKIDEGYDMVVGSRYINGVSVLNWPMGRLVLSYFANMYTRLVTGLKVRDTTAGFACYKVASLAQIDLDRVRSNGYSFQIEMKFKMYKKGFKIVEIPILFIDRRAGESKMSKKVVYEAYFMVWKLKLKSIFGRL; this is encoded by the coding sequence TTGAGAAGAGTACTTGTTATAATTCCGACATATAATGAATCCGAAAACATCACGCGGATAATTCCCGAGGTGCTGAAACATACCAACGAGAATAATGAGTTCAACGTTCTGGTTGTCGATGATAATTCACCTGACGGGACCGCCCGCATTGTTAAGGAAATGAATAACAAGAATGTTTTTGTTATCGAGCGCGAAGGTAAAATGGGACTGGGGACGGCATACGTTAGAGGTTTTAAATACGCCATCGAAAATAAATTCGACCTTGTCTTCGAAATGGATGCAGACTTTTCACACGACCCGAAATATCTTCCCGAATTTCTCGAAAAAATAGACGAAGGTTACGACATGGTCGTGGGTTCACGCTATATAAACGGTGTATCGGTTCTTAACTGGCCAATGGGCAGACTCGTGCTGAGCTATTTTGCTAACATGTACACCAGGCTCGTAACTGGTTTAAAAGTCAGGGACACCACCGCCGGGTTTGCTTGTTACAAAGTTGCTTCTTTGGCGCAGATAGATCTGGACAGGGTCAGGTCCAACGGCTATTCTTTCCAGATAGAGATGAAGTTTAAGATGTATAAAAAAGGATTTAAGATAGTTGAGATCCCGATCCTGTTTATTGATAGGCGTGCGGGTGAATCAAAAATGTCTAAGAAGGTTGTGTATGAAGCGTATTTTATGGTTTGGAAACTTAAACTTAAATCCATTTTTGGAAGGCTCTAA